The Mesorhizobium loti DNA segment TTTTCAGGAGCGAAATGCAGCGGCCGTCCGGTGCGTAGGAATGGCAGATGCCCATGCCTTCGGTGGAGCCAATACCGCCGGATTTCAGCGAGTCCTTTTTCGCCGAGCCGGATGAGGCGCAGGAGGCGTCATATTTGGCGGCGTCGGATAGGATTGCCAGCTTTTCACGGACGGTGAGAGCGCTCATTAGTTCATGATATGTTCTGATCGGCTGCCGCGCTACCTCATTTGACATAGGCGGCGAAAAAAGTGATCGCCGCCCGTCGTGTCGTCAAACCTCGTGCAGATAGAGGTGATAATCCAGTTCGCTGACCGTGCGTGCCACGCGCAGATATTCGGACTGTTTGATCGCCACGAAGGTGCGGTGCAGGTCCTCGCCAAGCGCGCCTTTCAGGAAGCTGGACGCCTTGGCCGCTTCGATCGCAGCGCGCCAATCGGCTGGCATCGTCGTGCGGGTGACAGCCGCTTCATAGCCATTGCCGGTCGTTTCCGGACCGGGGTCGAGCCCCTCGTCGAGGCCTTTGATGATGCCGGCCAGCACCGTCGCTGCGATCAGATAGGGATTGGCGTCGACGCCGGACGGCCGGTGCTCGATGCGCCGGTTCTTGGCGTCGCCGGCCGGCACGCGCAGCGCCACCGAACGGTTGTTGACGCCCCAGGTCGGCGCCACCGGCGCATAGGATTGCGAGACGAAGCGCCGCCAGGAATTGGCGTGCGGCGCAAACACCAGCATCGACTCCGCCATCGTCTGAATCAGCCCGCCGAGCCCTTGCAGCAGGGGCAGCGACCAGCTCTCGCCGCCGGCCTCGGCAAAGACGTTTCGGCCGGCCTTGTCCTGCAGCGAGACGTGGAAATGCATGCCCGAGCCGGCATATTTCTCGATCGGCTTGGCCATGAAGCAGGCGGTCACGCCATGGCGGCGCGCCTGTGCCCGCACCAGCCGCTTCAGCATGACGAGGTCGTCGGCCGCCCGCATCACATCCTTGCGGTAGTTCAGCGTCAATTCGTACTGGCCGGGCGCGTATTCCGAAATCACCGTCTCGGCCGGAATGCCTTGCGCCTTGGCCGCGGCGTAGATGTCGGAAAACAGCGGCTCCATGCCGTGCAGATGGTCGACGGAATAGACCTCCGTCTTGCCCGAGACACGGCCGTCGAGCACCGCGCGCGCCGGCTGCACCTTGCCCTCGGCATCGCGTTCGTTGGCAAGGAGAAAAAATTCCAGTTCGAAGGCGCCGGCCGGGTAAAGGCCCTTGGCCGCGAGGATGTCGACCTGCCGGGCCAGCGCCAGCCGCGGGTCCGACGACATGGGCTGGCCGTCGAGGTGATACATCGCCATCAGCACCTGACCGCGCGGCGGGTTGGTGCCGTAGAGCGGCACCAACGTGCCGGGGATCGGCCATGCCCGGAGGTCGCCGTCGCCGGTGGTCCAGATCAGCCCGGTCTCGTGCACGTCCTCGCCGGTGATGTCGAGGCCGAGGATCGAGATCGGCATGTGCCGGCCGCCCTCGAAAATGCTCTTCAGCTCATGCCGGCGCACGATCTTGCCGCGGCCGACGCCATTGGCATCAGTCAGCACGATATCGAAGGCTTCGATCTCGGGATGGGCGTCGAGAAAGGCTTGCGCTTCGGCGGGCGACGACCCTGAAGGCGAGGTCACAATGGCATTGTCCATGGCCGCTTGTCTCATGCCGCAAGCTTTGCCGCAACCGCGCCGAAGGCGGCGATCAGCCGGTTGACCTGGGTGCCGGTGGTTGCCGGCGAGATCAGCATCATGTTGTGGAAGGGCGCGATCAGCACGCCGCGATTGACCAGCGCGACATGGATGGCGGCCTCCAGCTCCGGCGCATGCGCGGTCTCGGCTTGCGCGCCGTTGCGC contains these protein-coding regions:
- a CDS encoding glutamine synthetase; the protein is MDNAIVTSPSGSSPAEAQAFLDAHPEIEAFDIVLTDANGVGRGKIVRRHELKSIFEGGRHMPISILGLDITGEDVHETGLIWTTGDGDLRAWPIPGTLVPLYGTNPPRGQVLMAMYHLDGQPMSSDPRLALARQVDILAAKGLYPAGAFELEFFLLANERDAEGKVQPARAVLDGRVSGKTEVYSVDHLHGMEPLFSDIYAAAKAQGIPAETVISEYAPGQYELTLNYRKDVMRAADDLVMLKRLVRAQARRHGVTACFMAKPIEKYAGSGMHFHVSLQDKAGRNVFAEAGGESWSLPLLQGLGGLIQTMAESMLVFAPHANSWRRFVSQSYAPVAPTWGVNNRSVALRVPAGDAKNRRIEHRPSGVDANPYLIAATVLAGIIKGLDEGLDPGPETTGNGYEAAVTRTTMPADWRAAIEAAKASSFLKGALGEDLHRTFVAIKQSEYLRVARTVSELDYHLYLHEV